CGCTCATCAGGCTCCCGTTCGAGGCGAGCGGGTTCGCGCCGAGGATCAGCATGTGCTGCGTCCGGTCGATGTCGGGGATGGGCAGCAAGAACTGGTGCCCCAGCATGAAGTGCGCGGCGAGGTGATGGGGGAGCTGGTCGACGCTCGTGGCCGAGTACTTGTTCTTCGTCCGCAGGGTGCGCATCAGCATCGGCGCGAAGAGCGCGGCCGGGAGCGAGTGCACCGTCGGGTTGCCCACGTAGATCGCCACCGCGTCGCGCCCGTGCGCCTCCTGCACCCGGTGCAGCCCATCGACCGCGAGGTCGAGCGCCTCGTCCCAGCCGCACTCCTCGAAGCGCCCGTTCACCTTCTTGAGCGGCGCCCGGAGCCGGTCCGGGTCCGTGTGCAGCCCCGCGAGCGCGGGCCCCTTGGGGCAGAGATAGCCGCGCGAGAACGGGTCCTCCGCGTCGCCTCGGATCGACACGATCTGCTCGCCGTCGGTCTCGATGGCCAGCCCACACATCGCCTCGCACAGCGGGCAGCTCCGGAAGTGCTCCGTCATGCCCCGGAACTTACTCCGCTTCGCCCCGCGTTTCCGCGACGAGGGCCGGGGTCACGCCACGGACTGGCGCTTGCCCGGGACGACCTCGGCGCAGAGCTCCACGAGCGCGCCGGCGCGGACGGAGACGATCATCGCGGAGTCGGGGTCCATCTCGGCCGGGAACAGGCCCGTGTCCACGATGACCGCGCGGGCGCCGTGCTCGAGGTACTGGGGGGCGTTGTCGGAGCCGACGCCGCCGAACGCGATGAGCTTCGCCTCCGGGAAGGCGGTCGAGAGCCAGCCGAAGTACTCGGGGCCGCCGAGGCCGTGGGCGGGGATCACCGAGATGGGGCCGTCGTGGATGCGGGCCGCGGTGTGGACCTCGTTCGGGGTCGTGACCGAGGGGATGACGTCGAGCCCGCGGGCGCGGCCGGTCTGCACCAGCTCGGTGTCGAAGATGGGCGAGAGAACGAACTCCGCGCCGGCCGCGAGGGCGACGTTGAGGTGGTCCGAGAGCACGACGTCGCTCAGGCCCACGGTGGCGTCGGTCATGTCGGCGACCTCGGCCGCGATCTCGGCCACGAACGGCACCGAGATCGGCAGGGCCAGGACCTCGATGCCGCCCTCGGCCGCGGCGAGCGCGCGGGCGAGCAGGCCCTCCCTCTCGGGCGCCTGGACGATCGCCGCCAGCTTGCAGCGCATCAGAGTCTCCACCGCGTCCCCCATGCAGACGCAGCTATCCCCATTCGGGGCCCGCTGGTCAAGACAGAGGTGCGGAAATCAGGCCCGAAGACCCGGGCGTCGAATGCCGGAATGCCCTATGCTGGCAACCGGTTGCGTGCCATGAGGCAGCGCTGCGGGCAGGGGGAGCCGGCCGCGCGCGAGCGATCCATCGGGGGATTCGAGTTGCTGATCTACGCGTACCTGGTCTCGTTGATCGTCGGAGGGGTGCTCCTCGGAGCCTCGATCCTGCTCGGCGGCAAGGACCTCGAGGTCGACGCGGACGCCGACGCGGATCTGGATCTCGATCTCGACGCGGACGGCGACGCGGACCTGGATCTCGACGCGGACATCGACGGAGAGGCCGATGGGTTCGACAAGGACGTCGGGGGCCACGGGGACTTCTCCGGCTTCCTCTTCATGTTCCTCTCGCTTCGCTTCTGGACCTTCTTCCTCGCGTTCTTCGGCCTCACGGGGATCGTGCTCGACGGCCTGAACCTGGTCAGCTCGCCGTGGCTCGGGCTCGGGCTCGCGCTCGGCATGGGGCTCGCCACCGGGGCGGGCGCGATGAGCGTCATCCGTATGCTCGGCTCGGACACCAGCGGGCAGGCGGTGCGCAGCACCGACTACATCGGCAAGACCGCGCGCGTGGTCGTCCCCTTCGAGGGGAGCAGCGTCGGCAAGGTGCGCGTCGACATCAAGGGCACCAGCGTCGACCTGCTCGCGAGCGGGCTCGAAGAGGACGGGTACCAGGGAAAAGAAGAGGTCCTCATCGTCGAGATGGACGGGGCCCGGGCGCGGGTCGCGCGCCTGAATTCGAACGGCAAGGCCTGACCGGCGACGGTCGTCCAACGCGTCCCGGGGGGCTCGGGCGCGCAGTTTTCAGCAGCTATCGGGGGGGCGCCACACGCGTCGCCGAGGAGAGAAGGAGAGATGCAGTCACCCATGTATGAAGACGCCGCTCAACAGGCGGCGAGCGGCGGAGGCGGCGACATCTGGTTCGTCGTGTTCGGCGCGCTCGCGTTCGCCGTCGGCTTGCTCGTGTTGATCGCGATCGCGCGCGCGCTGCTGCACATCGCGCGTCCGAACGAGGCGCTGATCTTCAGCGGCAAGCGCTACGTGACCAGCGACGGCCAGACCCTCGGGTACCAGGTCGTCCGCTCCGGTCGCCGCGCGTTCAAGATCCCCTTCCTCGAGCGGGTGGATCGCATCGACATGACGCTCATCCCGGTGGACGTCGTGGTGCAGAACGCCTACTCGAGAGGCAACATCCCTCTCATGATTCACGCGATCGCGAACGTGAAGGTGCACAGCGACGAGCGCCGGATCAACAACGCGATCGAGCGCTTCCTGGGCAAGCCCACCGCGGAGATCCAGCTCGTGGCGCAGCAGACCCTCGAGGGCGCGCTCCGCGAGGTGCTCGCGCAGCTGACGCCCGAGGAGGTCAACGAGGATCGGCTGAAGTTCGCGCAGAACCTCATCGAGGCGGCGGAGGACGACCTCGACAAGCTCGGCCTCCAGCTCGACACGCTGAAGATCCAGAGCGTGTCGGACGACACCGGCTACCTCGACTCGCTCGGCCGCCCCGCCATCGCGCAGGCGCTCCGTGACGCGGAGAACGCCGAGAACCAGGCGATGCAGGAGATCGCGCAGGCGCAGGCCGAGGCGACGCAGCGCGCCGAGGTCGCCAGGGCGCACGCCGAGACCAACATCCAGAAGAAGAACAACGAGCTGCGACGCGTCAAGGCGGAGCTCGAGGGCGAGGCGGCGGCGGTCGAGCGTGAGGCCGACGTGGCCGCGAAGACCGCGCGCGCCTCCGCGGAGAAGGAGCTGCAGCAGGTGCGTGCCGCGCTCGAGAAGCTCCGGCTCGAGGCCGAGGTGGTCATCCCCTCGGACTACGACCGGCGCGCCAAGGCCATCCGCGCGGTCGGCGACGCGGCGCCCACCAAGGAGAACGGTGAGGCGGCCGTCGAGGTCCTGCGCATGATGAGCGCGGCGTGGGCGGAGATGGGCGATCAAGCCCGCGAGCTCTACGTCATCCAGCACCTCGAGGAGATCGTCGGCACGGTCGTGGCCCAGCTGGGCAAGGTCGACATCGACGAGGTGCACGTGCTCGATCAGGGCGACGGCTCCGGCCTCAGCTCGTACGCCGCGACCTACCCCAAGATGGTCGCAGAGGTGATGAAGGCGCTCAGGGAGACCACCGGCGTGGACGTGCCGGGCATCCTGAGCGGCGCTGGTAGCAACGCGCAGTCCTCGGGCAACGCCCCGAGCCTGTCCGGGAGGAGGATCTGATGGGTTTCGGAGCATTCGTCGCGATGGCGGGCATCGCCGTCATCGCCTTCGCCGCGATCGTCCTCGTCATCAAGAACGTCTTGTACGTCTGCCAGCCCAACGAGGTGCTGGTCTTCAGCGGGCGCCCCCGCACGACGTCCGACGGCCGCGCCATCGGCTACCGGATCGTCAAGGGCGGCCGGACGCTGAGGATGCCTCTGATCGAGACGGTCGATCGGATGGACCTGACCAACATGATCATCGAGCTGACGGTCCGGAACGCCTACTCCAAGGGCGGCATCCCGCTGACCGTGCAGGGCGTGGCCAACATCAAGGTCCCCGGTGAGGAGCCCCTCATCCACGCCAGCCTCGAGCGCTTCCTCGGCAAGACGCGCGGGGAGATCATGAAGGTCGCGCGGGAGACGCTGGAGGGGAACCTCCGCGGCGTGCTCGCGATCCTCACGCCCGAGCAGGTCAACCAGGACAAGGAAGCGTTCGCCATGAAGCTCACCGAAGAGGCGGAGCACGACCTGACGAACATCGGCCTGATCCTGGACACCCTCAAGATCCAGAACGTCACCGACGACGTCGGCTACCTCGACTCCATCGGGCGCATGCGCTCGGCGGACATCCGGAAGAAGGCGCAGATCGCGGAGGCGAGCGCGAAGGCCGAGGCGCAGATCCAGAAGTGGACCAACACGGAGGGCGCGGAGCTGGCCAAGGTCAACGCGCAGATCCACGTGGCCAAGAAGGACAACGACCGACGGATCGTCGACGCCCAGACGAAGCGGGAGGCGATGATCGCCGAGGAGCAGGCGGACGTGCAGGCGACCATCAGCCAGGCCACGGCCGAGATCTCCATGCAGGAGGCGCGCATCGAGCAGGTGCGGCAGCGCCTGCAGGCGGACGTCATCGAGCCCGCGGAGGCCGGTCGAAAGCAGGCCGAGCAGCGGGCGAAGGCGGACGCGGCCCAGATCATCGAGCAGGGCCGGGCGACGGCCGACGTGCTCGCGAGCCTCGCCAAGACCTACCGCAGCAGCGGGACCGACGGCCGAGACGTGCTGCTCATGCAGAAGCTCGTCCCGATGCTGAAGACCGTGAGCGGGAGCATCGGCGAGCTGCACGTGGACAAGCTGACGGTGATCGGCTCGGGCAGGAACGGCGCGGGCGACTCCGATCTCGCCGCGACGCTCATGCGCACGAACGAGCAGATCAAGGCGGCGACCGGCGTCGACGTCCCGAAGATGCTCACGCGCTTCCAGGAGGGCGGCGCACGCAGCGGGCCGCCTCCAGTCCCGGAGTGAGCACTCCCTGAGTGAGGAGGAACACGGTCTCACGATCGTACGGGCGGACTCTGAGAGGAGTCCGCCCGTTCCAATTCGAGCCAGCGATGCTCGCCGGATCACCCCGACACCTTGTTGGCGCGAGCCGACAAACGGACCCAGCGATGGGGTCCGAACCGGTCAGCTGGCGTCGTGGCACGCCGGTTGCGGAACGGAAGGGTCAGAGCCTGCCCGGTGCGGGGCGGGACGACACATCCAGTGGGGGGATTCCTCCGAATCGAGTTTCAAATGACGTCCGACGCTGCATCCATCGCCTGGTACCTGCATCGCGCCTCTCCCTCGAGCGCCATCGAATGGCCCGAGGGCACTCAGGCCGACTCACCACCCGACTACCCCACCCGTCTGCCGACCTCCGACCTGGCGCGGCTCTTCGAGCAGGCCGGCCAGGGCAACCCCACCGCCGCGACCCGCGCCGGGATCGAGGCCGGTCGCAAGCCGGTCACCGCGCTCCCGCTGTTGGTCCGCGCGAGCGCTCGCGCCGCAGACGCCGCCGACGCCGCCAGCCAGTTCTGGAGCGCCTTCAGCGGTAGCACCCGGCTCGAGAGCCGGACCGAAGGCGACCGCTGGGAGCTCGTGCTCGTCGAGAGCTGGCGCGAGCGGAGCCGCGGTCAAGACATGTTCCTTCAGTATCTCGTGGGCAGCCTCGTCGGCGCGCTCGCCGAGCACAGCGCGGGCGCGGTTCAGCCCCGCGAGGTGCGCCTGCCCGGAGCGTCGCAGCCCGGCGACGGCGAGGTCTCGCGCGCGCTCGGTGTCCCGGTCCACCGGGGCTCGGACCTGACCCGGATCGTCTACGACCGGAGCGCGCGTGGCGTGGCGCTGCGGACCTCCGACCCGCTGGTCTCGACCTTCCTCTCGGCGGAGCTCCATCGCGCCATCGCGCGCCTTCGCCTCGCCGTCACCTGGCAGATCGACGAGCTCATCCGCGAGAACCTCTCGGAGGGCCTCGGCATGCGGGAGGCGGCCAAGCACCTCGGGCTCAGCGAGCGCACGCTCCGTCGGCGCCTGGACGAGGAGGGCACCTCGTTCCGCGAGCGCCTCGACCACGTCCGCCGGGGTCGCGCGCTCGAGCTGCTCTCCGACCACGACGTGCAGACGGTGGCTCGCCAGCTCGGCTTCGTGGACGCCCGCTCGTTCCAGCGCGCCTTCCGCCGCTGGACCAAGATGACGCCGCTCGAGCACAAGCGTCGGCTGCGCGCCTCGGCGCGTCAGGCGCCGATGGTCGCCCGCGCGCACGTGGAAGCCGCGCAGTAGAGGGGATCAACCCGAGGCGTGGCGCGCCTCGAGGATCCGGACGTTCTCCGCGAGGCGGGCGTCGAAGGCCTCGAGGAAGGCGCGCGCCTCGGGCGTCTCCAGGGCGGCGCCGAGCTTCGCCGTCCCGCGCTTCATCGCGTCGTCGTCCGCCTCGGACAGCCCCTCGGTCGGATCGGCGCCTGCGCCGCCGCGGCGGAGTCGCCTGACCGCGTGCCACGCCGCCTTGGGGAGGCCCGACACCCCACGAAGCGCCTTCATCAGCAGCCCCTGCAAGAGCTGCATGTCGGTCCCGGCCACGGCGTTGTCGAAGGCCGATCGCAGCAGAGACGCCTCCTGGAGGCGCGCGGGAGGGTCGGTCGCGTCGGCGAGTCGACCCGCCTCGAGCCAGCCGTCGAGGGCGCGGCCCAGCAGGACCGCGTCCGTCAGGTCGCGGGTGAGGTAGCGGAGCGCGAAGAGCCAGGTCAGCACCTTCTTGACGGGGAAGAGGAGGAGCTTCACCGCCGAGAGCAGGCAGCCGTACAGGCAGCCGTGCGGGTCGGCGTAGAGGGGCGCGACCTGCTTCGAGGGGAAGCGCCGCCCGTGCGCGCTCAGCGTCTTGTCGACCATCAGCCGGCGCGCGCGGTCGCCGAGGAAGTCGTCCAGGAAGGGGACCGGCGTGAGCCGGGCGGCGGAGGCGAGGAGGCCGCAGGTCAGTCGCAGATGAAGGGTCCGCTCCATGCGTGTTCAGGGTACCCAAACCCCGACGCGCCCGGTTGATTCCGCAGGTTGATTGCGCAGGTTGATTCCGCGCGGGGCGCCGCTCAGGCGCCGCGGCCGATGTCGGTGCGGCAGCGCGCGCAGACGGAGTAGACGA
This window of the Sandaracinaceae bacterium genome carries:
- a CDS encoding SPFH domain-containing protein; its protein translation is MQSPMYEDAAQQAASGGGGDIWFVVFGALAFAVGLLVLIAIARALLHIARPNEALIFSGKRYVTSDGQTLGYQVVRSGRRAFKIPFLERVDRIDMTLIPVDVVVQNAYSRGNIPLMIHAIANVKVHSDERRINNAIERFLGKPTAEIQLVAQQTLEGALREVLAQLTPEEVNEDRLKFAQNLIEAAEDDLDKLGLQLDTLKIQSVSDDTGYLDSLGRPAIAQALRDAENAENQAMQEIAQAQAEATQRAEVARAHAETNIQKKNNELRRVKAELEGEAAAVEREADVAAKTARASAEKELQQVRAALEKLRLEAEVVIPSDYDRRAKAIRAVGDAAPTKENGEAAVEVLRMMSAAWAEMGDQARELYVIQHLEEIVGTVVAQLGKVDIDEVHVLDQGDGSGLSSYAATYPKMVAEVMKALRETTGVDVPGILSGAGSNAQSSGNAPSLSGRRI
- a CDS encoding SPFH domain-containing protein — translated: MGFGAFVAMAGIAVIAFAAIVLVIKNVLYVCQPNEVLVFSGRPRTTSDGRAIGYRIVKGGRTLRMPLIETVDRMDLTNMIIELTVRNAYSKGGIPLTVQGVANIKVPGEEPLIHASLERFLGKTRGEIMKVARETLEGNLRGVLAILTPEQVNQDKEAFAMKLTEEAEHDLTNIGLILDTLKIQNVTDDVGYLDSIGRMRSADIRKKAQIAEASAKAEAQIQKWTNTEGAELAKVNAQIHVAKKDNDRRIVDAQTKREAMIAEEQADVQATISQATAEISMQEARIEQVRQRLQADVIEPAEAGRKQAEQRAKADAAQIIEQGRATADVLASLAKTYRSSGTDGRDVLLMQKLVPMLKTVSGSIGELHVDKLTVIGSGRNGAGDSDLAATLMRTNEQIKAATGVDVPKMLTRFQEGGARSGPPPVPE
- a CDS encoding AraC family transcriptional regulator yields the protein MTSDAASIAWYLHRASPSSAIEWPEGTQADSPPDYPTRLPTSDLARLFEQAGQGNPTAATRAGIEAGRKPVTALPLLVRASARAADAADAASQFWSAFSGSTRLESRTEGDRWELVLVESWRERSRGQDMFLQYLVGSLVGALAEHSAGAVQPREVRLPGASQPGDGEVSRALGVPVHRGSDLTRIVYDRSARGVALRTSDPLVSTFLSAELHRAIARLRLAVTWQIDELIRENLSEGLGMREAAKHLGLSERTLRRRLDEEGTSFRERLDHVRRGRALELLSDHDVQTVARQLGFVDARSFQRAFRRWTKMTPLEHKRRLRASARQAPMVARAHVEAAQ